A single window of Periophthalmus magnuspinnatus isolate fPerMag1 chromosome 9, fPerMag1.2.pri, whole genome shotgun sequence DNA harbors:
- the LOC129456531 gene encoding uncharacterized protein LOC129456531, translating into MNYRAGFLKILWMMIMLHFVEANLSCKPRQLASLTKHEMEICLTKFDEANGKPFGTWVPGFPELTVEHNSSVVGAKVQCSLLFLAQSLERILDDQKNDLNPEDVSLHKVLRESISRVGLLGACLQGVLGGKCSSPPSPPEMPTKTFERKQWSHTLLTAGAHYLHWLQHKLPTPKSKKSRRVALKQRATELQTYREGSGHLF; encoded by the exons ATGAATTACCGAGCAG GTTTCCTGAAGATTCTGTGGATGATGATCATGTTACACTTTGTTGAAGCAAATTTATCGTGTAAACCCAGACAACTGGCCTCTTTGACCAAACACGAAATGGAAATCTGTTTAACTAAGTTT GATGAAGCTAATGGCAAACCCTTTGGAACCTGGGTGCCAGGTTTCCCAGAGCtcacagtggagcacaactCCTCTGTTGTTGGGGCCAAAGTGCAGTGCAGTCTGCTGTTTCTAGCCCAAAGTCTGGAAAGGATCCTGGATGACCAGAAAAACGATTTGAACCCTGAAGATGTGTCCCTTCACAAGGTGCTGAGGGAGTCCATCTCCAGAGTGGGTCTGCTGGGTGCCTGTCTGCAGGGCGTCCTGGGAGGGAagtgctcctctcctccgtcacCCCCCGAGATGCCCACGAAAACCTTTGAGAGGAAGCAGTGGAGCCACACTCTGCTCACTGCAGGTGCACACTACCTGCACTGGCTGCAGCACAAACTCCCAACGCCAAAGTCCAAGAAGAGCCGGAGAGTCGCCCTCAAACAAAGAGCCACAGAGCTGCAAACGTACAGAGAGGGAAGTGGTCATCTTTTTTAA
- the castor1 gene encoding cytosolic arginine sensor for mTORC1 subunit 1 yields the protein MELHILDHRLRVTSLSKSGIVNFTHPLIKLIFLRNRTRCKFLSLTETPENYTVVLDEEGFKELQPSEHLQVEGSIWLPLNVVSSGNASSSSQAVGVTKIAKSVIAPLAEQHVSVFMLSTYQTDFILVREQDLSVVICTLEEEFNIYREVSGESLPVQSQDVSNGLHKNGKEALQPTLHPVLIPQNQFCVMSLDPETLPSIATTLIDVLFYSSSPKDDAQANQDLEYIKFFSFSLIDGYISLVMDTEAQRQFPADLLFTSSSGELWRMVRIGGQPLGFDECGIVAQISHPLADSDISAYYISTFSFDHALVPEEDIFSVTDVLHHQRKEPSSN from the exons ATGGagctgcacattttggaccacaGGCTGCGCGTCACCAGCCTCTCCAAGAGCGGAATAGTCAACTTTACGCATCCTTTGATTAAACTCATATTTCTGCGGAACAGGACGCG gtgCAAATTTCTGAGCCTGACGGAAACTCCAGAAAACTACACAGTCGTCCTCGATGAAGAAGGTTTCAAAG AGCTGCAGCCGTCTGAACACTTGCAGGTTGAAGGCTCGATCTGGCTGCCTCTCAATGTGGTCTCCAGCGGCAACGCTTCCAGCAGCTCTCAAGCCGTGGGCGTCACCAAAATAGCCAAATCCGTCATCGCTCCGCTCGCCGAGCAGCACGTCTCTGTGTTCATGCTGTCCACCTACCAGACCGACTTCATCCTG GTGAGAGAACAGGATCTGTCTGTGGTGATCTGCACTCTGGAGGAGGAGTTTAACATCTACagagaagtgtctggggagtcTCTGCCTGTGCAAAGTCAGGACGTTTCCAACGGCCTTCACAAGAACGGAAAAGAAG CGCTGCAGCCCACGCTCCATCCTGTGCTCATTCCTCAAAACCAGTTCTGCGTCATGTCTCTGGATCCTGAAACTCTGCCGTCCATCGCCACGACACTTATCGACGTCCTGTTCTACTCCAGCAG tcCTAAAGACGACGCTCAGGCCAACCAGGACCTGGAGTATATAAAGttcttctcattttctctcATCGATGGATATATTTCTCTGGTGATGGACACAGAGGCTCAGAGACA GTTTCCTGCAGATCTGCTCTTCACCAGTTCGTCGGGAGAGTTGTGGAGGATGGTGCGCATCGGGGGGCAGCCACTTGGATTTG ATGAATGTGGAATAGTGGCGCAGATTTCTCATCCTCTGGCTGACAGTGACATCTCTGCGTATTACATCAGCACATTCAGTTTTGACCATGCCCTG GTCCCAGAGGAGGATATCTTCAGTGTTACAGATGTGCTCCATCATCAGCGAAAAGAACCGTCTTCCAATTGA
- the nipsnap1 gene encoding protein NipSnap homolog 1: MATRFCARPGLCRTLVKCRHDARCFSEDDRGWFRSVFVHKVESRKDAHSNLLSKRETSSLYKIQFHNVKPERLEAYNSLEAEVQSKLHHDEDYPCEVVGSWNTWYGEQDQAVHLWRYRGGYPALTQCLEKLKKNKEYLEFRKERATMLNSRRNQLLLEFSFWNEPLPRPGPNVYEMRTYHLKPGTMIEWGNHWARAIKYRQENNEAVGGFFSQIGHLYVVHHLWAYENLQSREETRNSAWQKEGWDASVSYTVPLIRRMESRIMIPTKTSPLQ, encoded by the exons GTGTTTTTCGGAGGACGACAGAGGTTGGTTCCGTTCTGTGTTTGTTCATAAAGTGGAAAGTAGAAAAGATGCTCACTCCAACCTCCTGTCGAAGAGAGAAACCAGCAGCCTCTACAAAATACAGT TTCATAACGTCAAACCCGAGAGGCTGGAAGCGTACAACAGTCTGGA GGCAGAGGTGCAGAGTAAACTCCATCATGACGAGGATTATCCGTGCGAGGTGGTGGGCAGCTGGAACACTTGGTACGGGGAGCAGGATCAGGCGG TGCATCTGTGGAGATACAGAGGGGGGTATCCAGCTCTGACCCAGTGTCTGGAGAAACTGAAGAAGAACAAG GAGTATTTGGAGTTTAGGAAAGAACGAGCGACGATGCTGAACTCCAGGAGAAATCAGCTTCTGTTAGAATTCAGTTTCTGGAACGAACCGCTGCCCAGACCCGGACCCAACGTTTATGAAATGAGAACGTATCATTTAAAG CCCGGGACCATGATTGAATGGGGAAACCACTG GGCCAGAGCCATTAAATACAGACAAGAAAACAACGAGGCCGTGGGAGGATTCTTCTCTCAGATCGGACACCTCTATGTCGTCCATCATCTGTGGG CCTATGAAAATCTGCAGTCACGAGAAGAGACGAGGAATTCAGCGTGGCAGAAGGAGGGATGGGACGCCAGCGTCTCCTACACGG ttcCTCTGATCAGGAGAATGGAGTCTCGAATAATGATCCCCACAAAGACCTCACCCCTGCaataa